Genomic DNA from Brassica rapa cultivar Chiifu-401-42 chromosome A04, CAAS_Brap_v3.01, whole genome shotgun sequence:
TGTAAAGTTGTTACTGTAAACTTTTTATGCAGAGACTTTTGttgtagttaaatttgttgtagctgtaagttataggctgtagatattttaaaataaaatatatgaaatatgtgttgtatatataaaattattattttatgaattaaaataatttaaattaatatttttgtttataaattatcaaaatttgttgtaatttaaaaagtgatatgcaaataatatttatattatttaaatatcttaataattaaaaaacactcaaattcaaaattaaaatatttataaaagtttttattatgattatataatttatttgatattatagatatctttttttacattttatagATTCTACAGCCTATAAAAATATGATGTAGCATTTTTGCCTAAAATGCATAGTAAaaagttttgctttatttttttttgctgtagttttaaaaataaagctaaagcatgattggtaaaattaaataaaaacttgatgtagactttaatttttaaaagtaaagctaaagcatgattggtaaaatttagtgatttaaaaataaataaagctaaaaTATGGAGATaaagcccaaccaatcaccccatATTTGTGATAGTAATTTTCTGAAAATTCGTATTTTCAAACTATATTTATGATCATATATTGTCCTTAATCCAAAATTTGATGTCTAGCTCtctaattattttgtttctctTAATTCACAAAAATTCTCTGTGTACTGCTTAGTCATTAACAGAGTAGTCTATTTTTTCATCactttcagaagaaaaaaaaaattatatatgcaAGAGGCttataaacatttttgttattaaacTTATTCCACGTGCAAAAAGTTCAAAAACAGATAAATTGACATGCAATGTTCATTATAtttcttcaaaatttgtttatgttGATTAACTATATTACACTGGTTTGAATAGCTGAATTGTCTTAGGTAATGATTTCAGCTCATAAATTGTTTTAACCATTGACAAAATAAAACATCCATTTAGAGTTAGAGTATCTCAAAAAGAAactttataatttcaaatatataattttttgctctctaaaaagaaacttcaaaacttcaaatttacaGTTTTAAGGAgtgaaatttcatatttaaagtttcattactcaaaattctaaattttaagttttatcttttatttgcattttggtccttataattaattatacatcacatttatgattcttaagtattttttcatttatcattttattctttaaaacttttgtatatcataaatattttaaatttaattttataaattcaaattttacacataaaaattttaaaaaaattaaaataaaatttataatattttaaaactagaattagacaataagaatattacaaaagaaacttaataaaaaacattttaaaaagatacatgaAAACATAATTACCACgcaaatttaaataatacaaCAAAACTAGTGGTCTAGTGAATTTGCTCCGGAACctctaaaatattgtccaaaatttttttatgtaatcGAAGATAGGGCATtacgaaaattattttatggaataatttggtatttttttgtattttaatatttaattaattatttttatttataattttatattttagcataagattttatttattaatattattgtaatatttttatagatgtgctagttatttataaaagttttatggatttatattaattatgataaatataagGATCCTAttgtaaattacaaataattttgaaattaaatttgaaattttatttttagagaaCAACaccttgaaacttcaaatatggaATTTTGGAAACtctaaaatatagagttttttttagATGCTCTTAGACATGCAAAACCAACAATTTGAGTATTTGACAATCTtgacaagaaaatgaaaaccaaCAAATTTTTTTGCTGTTGCTAGGAatgtaaataagaaaaaacaacaaTTTGACTATCCAATTTGCTACTAAagtttaaaatgaaacaaatataCGGCTCTCTTCCTCGTACCAATTTTTATCCTTTTGTCGGGAGGCAACAACCTACAAATCCAAAATTTCGAGACTTTTTCCACCGTACAAATTTCAAACTCATGGATTTCTTACAATTgttatgttaataaattttattttatttggaccCTACAGAGAATGTATAATTCAAACTAAGAAAATACTATAGTTTACTGCATTCATGTAGTAGACTTGTTAAATATAAGTGCCCTAGGTTGTCACGCTCAAATCTGTGTGTTAGATTTGATTCTATACAATAAATTCGTGAGAgagtttttatgaaaaaaaaaagaaattcgtGAAAGGATTATAAAAACCCTCCAGTATGGCCCTTCATCATCAACCAATTATATTCAAATCAGTTAATAATAATTAACGTATACTCGTACCAATTTgcatacaaaataataaaattaattggtTAGTGTCCAAATATCTACCTGGAAAATGGGAAGCAATCATGACAGAATATCTTGAAACTCACCACTCACATTTCAAAatccaatgtttttttttctctgacaTAAACCAGCGGAATGTCGATGGACATGTTAACCTAATCGAACTATATCAGACTTTAgttcgaccttttttttttcttttttttgaaacttgacCTTTTTATTGTCTGTGCTATGAACAAAAATTCCTTAAGACTACATATATGCCAACATATACATTTCTATCAATAGATGCATATCCAACACTAATCATAAGTGTATAACAAGAGTTGGTATTAATGATACGTAGAAGAAATTGTGGTAGATTGTGAGCGAATACTAACCGATGACCCATCATCTTAGATAAcaagtttttttcattttttgaaacaTGCTAACAAGCTACTATCATATCATAAAATGAGAGtacaagaaagtaaaaaaaatgtatcCCTCATAGATAATAAACGAaattatcaaaagaaaataaacgaTAACAATTAATTGAAACCAGCCAAGCCACAGTTAAATTACAAATTAAAACATGAAAGAAGGAACCATTTTCATAAAAAGAACTATTTGGTCTTTTGGCTCAAAGAAAAGTGGGAAACTAAAAGCGATAGAAACCCTAGAAATTGAAAAACCAAACATCCCCCATATAGTGACAGTGGTGTACAAACATGTGATCACATAaacttcaatatatagaaatattatTACTTTATTAGACATCTTGAACTAGACCAAAGGAGTGTTAAGTAAACCACTACTCCAAGATGAAACCAACCCATTCCAGCTTTCCCTTCCCGGATCAGTCTCCGGTACACCGCCAGCTGAATTCCCGGTTATTTGCCATGGAAATCCCAATAAAACCTTGCTTGGATTCCCTAAgatattgttgttgttgttcacaTTCTCTTGCTTTGTCTCGTTTCCCTCCAGAGGAATCCCCAAAGCCGAAGTTGTCTTGTTTTCACTTTCATTTCCGGACATGAAACCATACCACAAACTACCACCGTTGAAATTACCGTTTTGCTCTCCAAAGTTCAACCCGTTTCCTAGAACACCAGAGTGTGTGTTTGTCGAGTTTCCATAAATAGAAACATCACCTCCAAACCCAAAAGAAGGTGTAACTTGAGAAGGGGGATGTTTATGAAGTGCAGCGAAAGCGAGGTTGAGATCAATGGAGTCATAACCAAAGGAGGATGGCATTCCCGTAAAAGGATTGTGAAGTGGATCGTTGTGGAAATTGATAGGCTTATTGATGTTCTTggagaaagatgaagaagatcgTTTGTTTCGACGGCAACCACCACCAACGGGGACGTTACGGAGAGTACCACCTTTAGTCCAATATCTCCGACAAGATTTGCAGAAGTAACGAGGTTGAGAAAGACTATAGTTGTTGTAGTAACAAAACTTTGTGTTTGGAGATTCACATCTTGGACATTTTTGTGCTTCACCTTCTAGTTCTCCTTTTCcttgcttcttcttcatttcctcttccatttttttaatgtttttataattgCTTCCTTTTGTTGAGCTTACCAATATGGTTTCCAATGTTTCATTTGACATTTCCTGCACATTTAAAcagatataattaaattttgctGAAGAATGAGTAATGATAGTTTTCTTTGTATAACCGATTATGGAATGACATAGCGCCGATTCTTATAGCGACAATATTTGTAGAGCCTTTCGTCTATATCAATTGCTAAAgtggttttttttgttttctttcaatGGGGTTTGAGATAAGTTTAGGGTAATCAATAAATTAGCAGAAATATAGGTCTTCACGAATATGTTAAGTTGCTATGAGTAGAAGCTTaaaaaaatctatgattttGAAGTGTTTGATTTTCAGGGGATTGAAGAACAAAGACAGCTAAAAATTACCATATACAAAACGAGATAAGTCTTAGATGATAGTACAATAAATTACCTGTTGAGGATCCATCCATGCAACAAAAGGTTGAAGAAACAGTTACTTAGTTTCCTAGTAGTAATTAACAACTATGGTCGTTATTTTTATTCAGATTCTAAAAGAGCAAGGAGACCGGAgaggcgagagagagagaaagagagtttgCAGAAAAGTGGTGAGCAAGATATGAATAGACTAGAAGAGCACGGttcttattatataataaagcAAAACTGATAATGTGGGTCCGTTTTTTTAATATCGTTTTTGGAAACTAAAGAAAATAACACATGTTTTGTGGAAAACATGTAAATTTAACACCCAAAAAGGTTTGGAAATAACTACTCTTCCATTTTGTATTTTAGACGTGACAAAAGATAAAATCAAATGGAATAATGAGTAGTATATttaagaaataaacacataatgttttatattagggcatctccatccccactccatttttttctctaaaatggagtaaaagtgaatgtGGAGTGaggaatgctccaacccaactctatatctcactccataatgaaatttacttcataaatggagtaatctattttttgtttgttcatcactccattatggagtgagaaatggagtagggttggagcaattttactccatttgcacttttactccattttggaggaaaaaatggagttttacattggagatgctcttagcatATCAAATTTCCAGAACTGTAATGAATATTTTATACACGTTTAATTACTACTCTTTGATTATATATTAGCGTTTAGGTTTAAAAGTTtagaatttagagtttatgggttagattttagaatttaaaatttatgttatatttatagaatgggttttagagattttaatattttgaagaattttaagagaaatatatatagttttaacaAATTTCTAGtagtattcaaaattttatattgctACATAAATAAGCTAACTTCTTTTCTATGAATTGtagttatacaaaaaaaaaaagattctgtCAACAAGGTTACTTCTACAAGAACctcatttcttttaatttttttttcctggtagcttctttttatttcaattcttggtattttaatatttttacatttaagCTGACAGATTTTGGCAGAAGTCTTCGACAATTCCACCTTAGCTGATATTTTTATTGTGGAAAGTTTTCTTTTGGTACAAACTTAGAAGTTTAACATTGAGTATGATTGGTAAATATGAGATGAATTGAGAGTAAATTAAATAATGGAAGGGAGAGTAAATTTAATAGCGTTAGTAAGagaaaataacaatataaataaaagacAAGAAAATAAAGTTGCAGATATTTTATCAAAGACACAAATTCCAAATGGAAACTTGTTTTGGTGTTATAATTATATTCCTAGATTCATTACAACTCTGTTACATCAAGACTTTGTAATTTCATCGATTGAATAAGATCATAttgatgttaaaaatatatatatatatatataaataaaagagaaaataaaaaagttttttttatgatGTATTCTCACTAAGATAACATAGTggtatatttacttttatttaaatAGTATTCAGTGTAAAAGTGATGAAATTTGTTTTTACCTGACTGACAAATTATCAGCCGAGTAAAACATTTTTCCACTAAACATTTATCGCCACTAATGCAATACAATCACACATATTGTCATATAAcacttaaaacataaattatgtaGTTCAAAGATGTCACACAATAGAtacaaaaaagaaatttaaggatgcaagacataaaaaaaatttagcaaaaaaaaaagacatagaAGAAAAAGGAGGATGACAACCTTGATAATAAAAGTatcttaagaaaaataaaacaaaacaatggtGAATGAATCAAAGCTTTGAGACTAAATTCAAGGATATAAGATGGATcgttgagaattttttttttgtctactcGATGAGAATTAAAATACACTATGAATAACCAGAAGGATATAAATAGATTTACGAtcctttattttttgtttcaactgACCAGATAAGCTAAACATTCCttcactttttaataaaaatatctttaacAAGGTAATGAATATCTAAAAGTGAAATACCTAGAAtagtctatatatattttatcactCAGATGCATACAACTTTCAAAGTTTATATCAACTCACTCCAAAATGAATGGTGTAGAAtgataattattaaaaacaaataagataGTTATACTTTTGTTTTATGCAACTCTGAATGGTAATATACGGGACAACTGCTGGACAACTGATGGATAAATGCAGTGCGTttctaataataacaaaaacatataaatatataaatttatatagaaatttttgttattattcaCCACGGTGCGATCCGTCACAATTTGAAGCTTCAACTTTGATTGGTAGAGCTTGTATGTTTGATTGGTAGAGTTTGTATACAAGTATAATCCTATTAATTGTCCAATCAACAACTTTTATAAAAGCATTTAGAGAAACATGtagaaaataaattgttttctaaATGTTATTTAGtcaataattttatatcaaaCTTTTGGtagaatatttcatttttaaaatataaaaaactaattttatgtaattaattatttttcaataataagaaaaaaatatttaatacatgaaaataaattttgtatatttaaaactaaaatttacaattaacatatattttatcatttaaaatactattttagattaaatataatatatgatatacaactgaatattaaatattattttaaacaaaataaaataaaatggttatatgtatattattaatagatgttatatatggtgtcattaaatatataaattatatattatataacaatattttgtatgataattttatttatgaatcACACTCACTATTGTATCAATCATGTATAATAATTAAGTTAATGAAAGCGTACTTCTATTATTGTATATTGCTAACATTTTATCATCAGCTCTATTAATCATgacgaactttttttttttttttgtcatctaatCATGACGATCTATATGGACGTATTATGCACATCTAAGTGAAGATGACCGAATCCGGCGTGGTTTCAATTACACATGTGGACCCTGCCACACCATCGACCCACCCCAACCCCATTCTCAATTCAAATTccatttcttcttctctacgactaaaaattgttaattaaGTATACGTATATTTAAAACACGCACaggcacacacacacacacacacacacacacacacacacacatatagaGATAATTTAAGGAATAAGCTGGctgtaagaaacaaaaaaaactaaatcgatgccttctaaaaaaatataaattataatttgcttatatttttaattcgtATCCAGTATGTATGTTTTCTTCGTTTCGGTTATTTTTGGTGCTcgtattttatcaaaattagatcaaatataaaataaatttcatttgcATAATCCAGAAgacatgataaaaaaaattaaattaaattaaatcgaGATTCTAGTTTGAAAGCAAAAAAGGTTTTACATATATAAGTACCAcaatttttaattcaaaaccTAAAGGTAATGTGAAAGTGTTTGAATCATCTTTGCGAAAGTTTAATTCGCTTGCTCTTTCCAGAGCCGTGCTTAGAGACTTTTGAAAAAGGCATTTGCCTAAGGCTCCCAAATTTTGTAGAAATTTTAGGATCCCAAATTACagaaaaaatacttttatatgGTAGTTAACAATATATAGTAAATGTGTGAATCGTCTTTCTCGCATCAAATTATATACTGGAATCACACATTTACGAAATGGCATAATGTGGGAATTTGTAACCGTGGTTtgatatttattcaaattccaAACTGGTGAGGTACAGAGGTCGTATATATCTTAAATGTAATTTTCCTACTCTTGTCATCCATTTGGGTATTTATTAAATTTCGTATATAAAGTTTAGTGGTTCAATTAATAGGAAGATTGTTATGGGTTAAAAACATTTAGGATGATAAAGAAACCTGCTGATCACATTGGGATGCATTTTAGTAAGATTATAAAAAGTCAGTGAAATGGGCCAACCTTTGTTTCTTTGACTGGTCAAACCATTTGATtgtaatcaaaacaatttgctCTTTTTGTCAAAGAAAACAGTATAATGGTTTAAAAGAACAACTTGGGTGATATTTGGAAGAATGGGCCACTCAGTGTTCTCTGAAGTGGGGAAGCAGTTTGTGCGAAGAAAAGAATCTTCACCGTATATAATGAAAGTGACAATGATATGATGTTTGTGTATGTGTGCAAATAATGCGGAGGAATCTCTATGCGTAGATAAGGAAAACAAAACAATGCCATcattatgtttttcttctttaattgttttatttgatGGTTGATTTGGACACTAGTTTGGTACGTGGATAGGTTTTGTATCATTCGTGACACATGACCTACACATTTCGTTTACCATTTTTATTAGCTAAAGTAGAAATATAacaattctctttttttttttgagaaagacgAAATTTTCTTATCTACCTTTTTGGTCATTGTTTATTTAACAATTATTCACGCTTTGTCTTTGTTGAATctgaatagaaaaatataaaattgtaattattgtagctaactaataataaaatattatatgtatggTAAATCCTTTTGTGTCAATTTTTTCATGTTTAATTGCCTTTTTCTGAATTACAAAATCAAATATGCAGTTTGTTTGAAATATGTGAGATGTAAAAAttgatgatttttattttattttttgataatcGTGTGatctcaaatattttttaagtccAAAAACTAATCACCATGGAATCGACAAAATCCATATTTTCTTACTACTTATGTTTCGTATGGCCGGATTCAAACTCATGTGTTAATACTTACAGTCGTGAATTTTTTACcgttaaaaagaaaattgataATCTTGCACTTAAATAAGTTATTTTTCCTGATTTTTATTCGTTGCTCACTAGTTTTTAATCTTAATTTAGATATGAACGTACAAGCTTGCTTGTCAACTGACATATCTTAAATcataattttctgtttttaatgtaaaactgCTACATATATTTGTTGTTTTGGATTTCTTAGCTAGTCTAGTTTTTGGCTAAAACTGGTAAAACCTACACGGTGGCATAACTATTAACTATGATTAAcagagatttttatttttaggagTCATTCCAATTATATCATCTATCCTTTTTTTTCCATCATCATCTATCCTTTATACTACATAAGAGATTAGAATTAGAAAATTTAATGGACTCTTCTCTTTTGAATATATCTAAAATCGTATTGAGAATATTTAAGCAACTTATAGTAGAGTTTGGCGATGGAAAATATGTAAGGAGCAATATATCACATCACGTAAGGAAGAAGAAATGACAAGAGGTAAAACTGGTGGGAACCACGTAGGTATGCATGAAAATTCCAATAGGGtccacagagagagagagagagagagagagagagagagagagagagagagagagagagagagagagagagagagagagagagagagattaggaCATTTGAATGGAACAGCCTTACACCGATCAATCAGTCGGTGCAGTGTGGTTTCTATTACGACAAATATCGATAGATCACATGTGGCATCATCTCATTACCTTCTACCGACAAACGAATCTAGTTTTTAGACTTGCGAGGAAAGTAACTGATGTTATTCCCATTTTGTgtgattagattttttttttttatcatcttaTTACTATTAAACATtgaaaaccaataaaaaatcCAAAGGcaagaaaatatagaaaaaagtCCACAACCAGTTTATGTGTGTATGATATTCCAATACGACAGTTAGGGAGAGAAAgcgaaagaaagaaaagaaaagtctCGCCTGCCGGCAGAGTGGGCTTCCACAGCCACCGTCGGTCCGGTTTGTTCTTATTGTTTGATATTCGTTTAAGCCTTCCTTTTTTCTCGATTTAGTTGTGTGTGTCTTTTTTGGTGGTTCTCCGGTTTTTGGAGGTGGAGGTTTTGACAGCTCCGCCGCCGCCGGCTTTGTTACCGAGAGGTAGAGGCTTCTTCAACTCTGCTTCGTCGGCTTTTGCTACCGGGAAGCGGTGGCTTTGTCAGTACCGTTGTCGTCGGCTTGTGTTCCCGGGGGGTGGTAGCTCCTCTAGTATCGCTTTCTTCGGTCTTGTTTCTTTGGCTCCcagttttttttccttttcttctcgATCTATGAGTCGGTGCTTCAAAACCTCTCTGCCTCTTGATCTATCATCTGAAACCGCTGCATGGAAGTCGGAGGTGATGGATTGATTGTAAGCGGTTATTTGCTCGAGTGATATCATAGATCCGTGTTGATGTGTGGTGAACCGTTTGGCTTGGGTTTCAGACGAGATCTCGATGGGCTAGATCGATGGATGCTCTCCGAGGAAGGTTCTCAAGCGGTGAAGGTCGCACAG
This window encodes:
- the LOC103864893 gene encoding dof zinc finger protein DOF2.1, with the translated sequence MDPQQEMSNETLETILVSSTKGSNYKNIKKMEEEMKKKQGKGELEGEAQKCPRCESPNTKFCYYNNYSLSQPRYFCKSCRRYWTKGGTLRNVPVGGGCRRNKRSSSSFSKNINKPINFHNDPLHNPFTGMPSSFGYDSIDLNLAFAALHKHPPSQVTPSFGFGGDVSIYGNSTNTHSGVLGNGLNFGEQNGNFNGGSLWYGFMSGNESENKTTSALGIPLEGNETKQENVNNNNNILGNPSKVLLGFPWQITGNSAGGVPETDPGRESWNGLVSSWSSGLLNTPLV